One genomic window of Punica granatum isolate Tunisia-2019 chromosome 1, ASM765513v2, whole genome shotgun sequence includes the following:
- the LOC116192121 gene encoding (-)-germacrene D synthase-like has protein sequence MDAYVASSGQMTPINVALAQEQRCIGYHFEKEIDEALKQVHERSIESVDGPSFASDLYTTALMFRLLRQQGYKINSSAFSKFKGPDGNFDESLETDVRGLLSLYEASHLRTHGEDVLEEALAFTLTHLASTNEKLGPALIRDEISRSQRQFNIRKGWDMEVIDELPDYMQVCYRALLDVYREAEHLLPEEVGSYRISFGIESMKGMVRAHFAEAKWFHRQYTPSMEEYMQVALVSAGGLLLSATAFVGLKDAFEQKVGQAVSAVECYMKQYGVTEEEAKHELWKHVIDAWKDINEEALHQTVVSAPLLHMIIDIARMMGVWYEDIDIYKHSRTKMKVGIASLFIDPFPLDM, from the exons atggacGCCTATGTGGCATCTAGTGGACAAATGACTCCGATTAATGTGGCACTTGCTCAAGAGCAACGTT GCATCGGTTATCACTTTGAGAAAGAGATTGATGAAGCTCTGAAGCAAGTTCACGAGAGAAGCATCGAGTCTGTGGATGGTCCAAGCTTTGCCAGTGATCTTTACACCACTGCCCTCATGTTCAGGTTGCTAAGGCAGCAGGGTTACAAGATAAATAGCA GTGCGTTTAGCAAGTTCAAGGGTCCGGACGGAAACTTTGATGAGTCACTTGAAACCGACGTGAGAGGTTTGCTGAGCTTATATGAAGCTAGCCATCTCCGGACTCACGGAGAGGATGTTCTTGAGGAAGCCCTAGCTTTCACTCTCACCCACCTTGCCTCCACGAATGAGAAGCTCGGCCCTGCCTTAATTAGAGATGAGATAAGCCGCTCCCAAAGGCAGTTTAACATTCGTAAGGG GTGGGACATGGAGGTCATAGACGAGCTGCCTGACTATATGCAAGTGTGTTACAGGGCCTTGCTAGATGTTTATAGAGAAGCTGAGCACTTGTTGCCTGAGGAAGTAGGATCTTATCGCATATCCTTTGGTATAGAATCG ATGAAAGGTATGGTGAGAGCACATTTTGCCGAAGCGAAATGGTTCCATCGTCAATATACCCCATCAATGGAGGAGTACATGCAGGTCGCATTGGTCTCAGCTGGCGGTTTACTCCTATCAGCTACAGCTTTCGTAGGGTTAAAGGATGCT TTTGAGCAGAAGGTAGGCCAAGCGGTTTCAGCCGTCGAATGCTACATGAAGCAATATGGAGTCACTGAGGAGGAAGCAAAACATGAACTCTGGAAGCATGTCATTGATGCCTGGAAAGACATCAATGAAGAGGCCCTACACCAGACGGTCGTCTCGGCTCCACTGCTTCATATGATCATTGACATCGCCCGTATGATGGGTGTTTGGTATGAAGATATTGATATCTACAAACATTCAAGGACCAAGATGAAGGTTGGCATTGCTTCCCTGTTCATCGATCCTTTTCCCTTAGATATGTAG